Proteins from one Xenopus tropicalis strain Nigerian chromosome 1, UCB_Xtro_10.0, whole genome shotgun sequence genomic window:
- the cox18 gene encoding cytochrome c oxidase assembly factor COX18 isoform X1: MLCGLLRKQTIWLRGNGLRTCQISPMTRCLSGIVGGSHHLHNYDQGWRSQENLSVCFKPYRCSIVPLCSLFVSGSSQSRTVYSSACLSAASTGNTGSAFGWYESLADTAPVNLAESLLISLHETSGMPWWANIVCATVALRTTVTLPLSVYQMYILAKVENLQPEIDALAKQLRYEVSVYGKQHGWTDKVARFQFRKNLRRIISGLYVRDNCHPFKASLLIWIQIPMWIFVSIALRNISLNRADSATGDAVQKQLTEGGLLWFPDLTMPDSTWILPVTLGLLNLLIVEIFALRKIELSRFQKIITNFIRAVSIAMIPIASTVPSSMALYWVTSSCVGLAHNLLLRSPALRRVFRIPRSKSDSDTPYKDILSAFVLKYFPKK; the protein is encoded by the exons ATGCTTTGTGGGCTTTTGAGAAAGCAGACCATTTGGCTGAGGGGCAATGGATTGCGAACTTGTCAAATCAGCCCCATGACACGATGTCTGTCAGGAATCGTTGGTGGAAGTCACCATCTTCACAATTATGATCAAGGATGGAGGTCTCAGGAAAATCTCTCAGTTTGTTTTAAGCCTTATAGATGCTCCATTGTTCCATTGTGCAGTCTATTTGTTTCAGGATCTTCTCAAAGCAGGACAGTGTACTCTTCCGCTTGCTTGTCTGCAGCATCTACAGGCAACACAGGTAGTGCTTTTGGCTGGTATGAAAGTTTGGCAGACACTGCTCCTGTTAACCTTGCAGAGAGCCTGCTGATTTCCCTTCATGAAACCTCAGGGATGCCATGGTGGGCAAATATCGTCTGTGCTACCGTTGCTCTCAGAACAACCGTCACTCTCCCTTTATCAGTGTATCAGATGTACATACTAGCAAAG GTGGAGAACTTGCAACCAGAGATTGATGCATTAGCTAAGCAACTTCGCTATGAAGTATCTGTATATGGGAAGCAACATGGTTGGACTGATAAAGTTGCCAG aTTCCAGTTCCGAAAGAACTTGAGAAGGATTATCTCAGGACTGTACGTGAGAGACAATTGCCACCCTTTCAAAGCCAGTCTGCTGATTTGGATCCAAATTCCAATGTGGATCTTTGTTTCTATTGCTCTGAGAAATATCAGTCTGAATAGAGCAGACAGTGCAACAG gggaTGCTGTTCAAAAGCAGCTTACAGAAGGTGGATTACTCTGGTTTCCCGATTTAACTATGCCAGATTCTACATGGATTCTTCCAGTAACTTTGGGGCTACTCAATTTATTGATAGTGGAG ATATTTGCCCTACGCAAAATTGAACTATCAAGATTTCAGAAGATTATAACAAATTTTATCCGAGCAGTATCTATTGCAATGATCCCTATTGCCAGCACTGTTCCATCA TCTATGGCTCTCTACTGGGTCACCTCGAGCTGTGTGGGCTTGGCACACAATCTGCTGCTACGATCTCCGGCTCTGCGCAGGGTGTTCAGAATTCCAAGGTCCAAGTCTGACTCTGACACTCCCTACAAAGACATACTCTCTGCCTTTGTACTTAAATACTTTCCAAAGAAATGA
- the cox18 gene encoding cytochrome c oxidase assembly factor COX18 isoform X2 — translation MIKDGGLRKISQFVLSLIDAPLFHCAVYLFQDLLKAGQCTLPLACLQHLQATQVENLQPEIDALAKQLRYEVSVYGKQHGWTDKVARFQFRKNLRRIISGLYVRDNCHPFKASLLIWIQIPMWIFVSIALRNISLNRADSATGDAVQKQLTEGGLLWFPDLTMPDSTWILPVTLGLLNLLIVEIFALRKIELSRFQKIITNFIRAVSIAMIPIASTVPSSMALYWVTSSCVGLAHNLLLRSPALRRVFRIPRSKSDSDTPYKDILSAFVLKYFPKK, via the exons ATGATCAAGGATGGAGGTCTCAGGAAAATCTCTCAGTTTGTTTTAAGCCTTATAGATGCTCCATTGTTCCATTGTGCAGTCTATTTGTTTCAGGATCTTCTCAAAGCAGGACAGTGTACTCTTCCGCTTGCTTGTCTGCAGCATCTACAGGCAACACAG GTGGAGAACTTGCAACCAGAGATTGATGCATTAGCTAAGCAACTTCGCTATGAAGTATCTGTATATGGGAAGCAACATGGTTGGACTGATAAAGTTGCCAG aTTCCAGTTCCGAAAGAACTTGAGAAGGATTATCTCAGGACTGTACGTGAGAGACAATTGCCACCCTTTCAAAGCCAGTCTGCTGATTTGGATCCAAATTCCAATGTGGATCTTTGTTTCTATTGCTCTGAGAAATATCAGTCTGAATAGAGCAGACAGTGCAACAG gggaTGCTGTTCAAAAGCAGCTTACAGAAGGTGGATTACTCTGGTTTCCCGATTTAACTATGCCAGATTCTACATGGATTCTTCCAGTAACTTTGGGGCTACTCAATTTATTGATAGTGGAG ATATTTGCCCTACGCAAAATTGAACTATCAAGATTTCAGAAGATTATAACAAATTTTATCCGAGCAGTATCTATTGCAATGATCCCTATTGCCAGCACTGTTCCATCA TCTATGGCTCTCTACTGGGTCACCTCGAGCTGTGTGGGCTTGGCACACAATCTGCTGCTACGATCTCCGGCTCTGCGCAGGGTGTTCAGAATTCCAAGGTCCAAGTCTGACTCTGACACTCCCTACAAAGACATACTCTCTGCCTTTGTACTTAAATACTTTCCAAAGAAATGA
- the cox18 gene encoding cytochrome c oxidase assembly factor COX18 (The RefSeq protein has 7 substitutions compared to this genomic sequence), with protein sequence MLCGLLRKQTIWLRGNGLRTCQISPMTRCQSGIVGGSHPLHNYDQGWRSQENLSVCFKPYRCSIVPLCSPFVSGSSQSRTVYSSACLSAASTGNTGSAFGWYESLADTAPVNLAESMLISLHETSGMPWWANIICATVSLRTTITLPLSVYQMYILAKVENLQPEIDALAKQLRYEVSVYGKQHGWTDKVARFQFRKNLRRIISGLYVRDNCHPFKASLLIWIQIPMWIFVSIALRNISLNRADSATGDAVQKQLTEGGLLWFPDLTMPDSTWILPVTLGLLNLLIVEIFALRKIELSRFQKIITNFIRAVSIAMIPIASTVPSSMALYWVTSSCVGLAHNLLLRSPALRRVFRIPRSKSDSDTPYKDILSAFVLKYFPKK encoded by the exons ATGCTTTGTGGGCTTTTGAGAAAGCAGACCATTTGGCTGAGGGGCAATGGATTGCGAACTTGTCAAATCAGCCCCATGACACGATGTCTGTCAGGAATCGTTGGTGGAAGTCACCATCTTCACAATTATGATCAAGGATGGAGGTCTCAGGAAAATCTCTCAGTTTGTTTTAAGCCTTATAGATGCTCCATTGTTCCATTGTGCAGTCTATTTGTTTCAGGATCTTCTCAAAGCAGGACAGTGTACTCTTCCGCTTGCTTGTCTGCAGCATCTACAGGCAACACAGGTAGTGCTTTTGGCTGGTATGAAAGTTTGGCAGACACTGCTCCTGTTAACCTTGCAGAGAGCCTGCTGATTTCCCTTCATGAAACCTCAGGGATGCCATGGTGGGCAAATATCGTCTGTGCTACCGTTGCTCTCAGAACAACCGTCACTCTCCCTTTATCAGTGTATCAGATGTACATACTAGCAAAG GTGGAGAACTTGCAACCAGAGATTGATGCATTAGCTAAGCAACTTCGCTATGAAGTATCTGTATATGGGAAGCAACATGGTTGGACTGATAAAGTTGCCAG aTTCCAGTTCCGAAAGAACTTGAGAAGGATTATCTCAGGACTGTACGTGAGAGACAATTGCCACCCTTTCAAAGCCAGTCTGCTGATTTGGATCCAAATTCCAATGTGGATCTTTGTTTCTATTGCTCTGAGAAATATCAGTCTGAATAGAGCAGACAGTGCAACAG gggaTGCTGTTCAAAAGCAGCTTACAGAAGGTGGATTACTCTGGTTTCCCGATTTAACTATGCCAGATTCTACATGGATTCTTCCAGTAACTTTGGGGCTACTCAATTTATTGATAGTGGAG ATATTTGCCCTACGCAAAATTGAACTATCAAGATTTCAGAAGATTATAACAAATTTTATCCGAGCAGTATCTATTGCAATGATCCCTATTGCCAGCACTGTTCCATCA TCTATGGCTCTCTACTGGGTCACCTCGAGCTGTGTGGGCTTGGCACACAATCTGCTGCTACGATCTCCGGCTCTGCGCAGGGTGTTCAGAATTCCAAGGTCCAAGTCTGACTCTGACACTCCCTACAAAGACATACTCTCTGCCTTTGTACTTAAATACTTTCCAAAGAAATGA